From the genome of Triticum aestivum cultivar Chinese Spring chromosome 3B, IWGSC CS RefSeq v2.1, whole genome shotgun sequence, one region includes:
- the LOC123070607 gene encoding probable hexosyltransferase MUCI70 isoform X1: protein MPSSTIRSISITVSDDDGATAPRRTRAGRRKVVRSLGQRAVRLVARWWPILLLLPAVALLLFEASRLRASPSPAPPVSSSLGRLDPTTRLVHGVREPCLKFLSPKSIENLVFHEGSGLNAVVKRIIYKTDDDDYDSHHSEANSTYLLQHAEATRFNLFTGFQTVPEREESFKVNETVSVHCGFYSDNGGFKISVGDVRYMRTCKVVVSTCAFGGGDDLYQPIGMVNSSIGKQVCYVAFWDEVTLSTQEAEGKLTGENEMIGRWRIIVVKNLPFVDQRLNGKIPKMLTHRLFPEASYSIWVDSKYQFRRDPIGVLEALLWRTNSTFAISEHGARTNIYDEGKAIVQKHKATPEEVEVQLTQYRQDGMPDEKRLHGLKALAEASIIVRELTPLTNHFMCAWFNEVVRFTSRDQLSFPYVLWRLNMPGINMFPVCTRRDLVNSLGHTRKVKPLTQTNSDSSAA from the exons ATGCCGTCGTCGACGATCCGGAGCATCTCCATCACAGTATCTGACGACGACGGCGCCACGGCGCCCCGGCGTACCCGCGCCGGTCGACGGAAGGTGGTGCGCAGCTTGGGGCAGCGCGCCGTGCGGCTCGTGGCCCGGTGGTGGCCTATCCTCCTGCTCCTCCCGGCCGTCGCGCTGCTACTCTTCGAGGCCTCGCGGCTCCGTGCCTCTCCGAGCCCCGCCCCGCCAGTATCGAGCAGCCTTGGCCGCCTAGACCCGACCACGCGCCTCGTCCATGGCGTGCGCGAGC CGTGCCTGAAGTTTCTTAGCCCGAAAAGTATAGAAAATTTGGTATTTCATGAAGGCTCAGGACTTAATGCTGTGGTCAAGAGGATTATATACAAAACTGATGACGACGACTATGACTCACACCACTCTGAGGCAAACTCTACCTATTTACTGCAGCACGCAGAAGCTACCAGGTTCAATTTGTTTACAGGATTCCAAACAGTTCCTGAAAGAGAAGAGAGCTTCAAG GTGAATGAGACTGTTAGTGTGCACTGTGGTTTCTATAGTGACAATGGTGGTTTCAAAATTTCGGTTGGTGATGTCAGATACATGAGAACTTGTAAAGTTGTTGTGTCTACCTGCGCATTCGGTGGTGGGGATGATCTATATCAACCTATTGGAATGGTCAATTCTTCTATTGGAAAG CAGGTCTGCTATGTGGCTTTCTGGGATGAGGTAACACTATCAACTCAAGAAGCCGAAGGAAAATTAACTGGCGAGAATGAAATGATAGGAAGGTGGCGTATCATTGTTGTCAAGAATCTCCCCTTTGTAGATCAACGTCTAAATGGGAAAATACCGAAG ATGTTGACTCACCGACTTTTCCCAGAAGCAAGTTACTCTATATGGGTAGACTCTAAATACCAATTCAGAAGAGATCCAATAGGAGTGCTTGAAGCACTTCTTTGGAGGACAAACTCTACCTTTGCTATTTCTGAACATGGAGCACGGACTAACATTTATGATGAGGGGAAAGCAATTGTTCAAAAGCACAAGGCTACTCCTGAAGAAGTAGAGGTTCAGCTAACTCAATATCGTCAAGACGGCATGCCAGATGAAAAAAGACTACATGGATTAAAAG CTTTGGCTGAAGCTTCTATCATTGTGAGGGAGCTGACCCCATTGACGAATCATTTCATGTGTGCTTGGTTCAATGAAGTTGTTCGTTTCACATCTCGGGATCAACTCAGTTTTCCATATGTACTATGGCGTCtaaacatgccaggaatcaacaTGTTTCCTGTGTGCACTCGAAGGGACCTTGTGAACAGTTTGGGTCACACAAGGAAAGTAAAACCTCTTACACAGACGAATTCAGATTCTTCCGCGGCATGA
- the LOC123070607 gene encoding probable hexosyltransferase MUCI70 isoform X2, translating into MPSSTIRSISITVSDDDGATAPRRTRAGRRKVVRSLGQRAVRLVARWWPILLLLPAVALLLFEASRLRASPSPAPPVSSSLGRLDPTTRLVHGVREPCLKFLSPKSIENLVFHEGSGLNAVVKRIIYKTDDDDYDSHHSEANSTYLLQHAEATRFNLFTGFQTVPEREESFKVNETVSVHCGFYSDNGGFKISVGDVRYMRTCKVVVSTCAFGGGDDLYQPIGMVNSSIGKVCYVAFWDEVTLSTQEAEGKLTGENEMIGRWRIIVVKNLPFVDQRLNGKIPKMLTHRLFPEASYSIWVDSKYQFRRDPIGVLEALLWRTNSTFAISEHGARTNIYDEGKAIVQKHKATPEEVEVQLTQYRQDGMPDEKRLHGLKALAEASIIVRELTPLTNHFMCAWFNEVVRFTSRDQLSFPYVLWRLNMPGINMFPVCTRRDLVNSLGHTRKVKPLTQTNSDSSAA; encoded by the exons ATGCCGTCGTCGACGATCCGGAGCATCTCCATCACAGTATCTGACGACGACGGCGCCACGGCGCCCCGGCGTACCCGCGCCGGTCGACGGAAGGTGGTGCGCAGCTTGGGGCAGCGCGCCGTGCGGCTCGTGGCCCGGTGGTGGCCTATCCTCCTGCTCCTCCCGGCCGTCGCGCTGCTACTCTTCGAGGCCTCGCGGCTCCGTGCCTCTCCGAGCCCCGCCCCGCCAGTATCGAGCAGCCTTGGCCGCCTAGACCCGACCACGCGCCTCGTCCATGGCGTGCGCGAGC CGTGCCTGAAGTTTCTTAGCCCGAAAAGTATAGAAAATTTGGTATTTCATGAAGGCTCAGGACTTAATGCTGTGGTCAAGAGGATTATATACAAAACTGATGACGACGACTATGACTCACACCACTCTGAGGCAAACTCTACCTATTTACTGCAGCACGCAGAAGCTACCAGGTTCAATTTGTTTACAGGATTCCAAACAGTTCCTGAAAGAGAAGAGAGCTTCAAG GTGAATGAGACTGTTAGTGTGCACTGTGGTTTCTATAGTGACAATGGTGGTTTCAAAATTTCGGTTGGTGATGTCAGATACATGAGAACTTGTAAAGTTGTTGTGTCTACCTGCGCATTCGGTGGTGGGGATGATCTATATCAACCTATTGGAATGGTCAATTCTTCTATTGGAAAG GTCTGCTATGTGGCTTTCTGGGATGAGGTAACACTATCAACTCAAGAAGCCGAAGGAAAATTAACTGGCGAGAATGAAATGATAGGAAGGTGGCGTATCATTGTTGTCAAGAATCTCCCCTTTGTAGATCAACGTCTAAATGGGAAAATACCGAAG ATGTTGACTCACCGACTTTTCCCAGAAGCAAGTTACTCTATATGGGTAGACTCTAAATACCAATTCAGAAGAGATCCAATAGGAGTGCTTGAAGCACTTCTTTGGAGGACAAACTCTACCTTTGCTATTTCTGAACATGGAGCACGGACTAACATTTATGATGAGGGGAAAGCAATTGTTCAAAAGCACAAGGCTACTCCTGAAGAAGTAGAGGTTCAGCTAACTCAATATCGTCAAGACGGCATGCCAGATGAAAAAAGACTACATGGATTAAAAG CTTTGGCTGAAGCTTCTATCATTGTGAGGGAGCTGACCCCATTGACGAATCATTTCATGTGTGCTTGGTTCAATGAAGTTGTTCGTTTCACATCTCGGGATCAACTCAGTTTTCCATATGTACTATGGCGTCtaaacatgccaggaatcaacaTGTTTCCTGTGTGCACTCGAAGGGACCTTGTGAACAGTTTGGGTCACACAAGGAAAGTAAAACCTCTTACACAGACGAATTCAGATTCTTCCGCGGCATGA